A single genomic interval of Picosynechococcus sp. PCC 7003 harbors:
- a CDS encoding NAD(P)H-quinone oxidoreductase subunit 4, with protein sequence MNFANFPWLSTIILFPIIAALFLPIIPDKDGKTVRWYALTIGLIDFVFIVTAFYTGYDFGSPNLQLVESYTWVEAIDLRWSVGADGLSMPLILLTGFITTLAILAAWPVSFKPKLFYFLMLLMYGGQIAVFAVQDMLLFFFTWELELVPVYLILSIWGGKKRLYAATKFILYTAGGSLFILIAALTMAFYGDTVTFDMTAIAQKDFGINLQLLLYGGLLIAYGVKLPIFPLHTWLPDAHGEATAPAHMLLAGILLKMGGYALLRMNAGMLPDAHALFGPVLVILGVVNIVYAALTSFAQRNLKRKIAYSSISHMGFVLIGMASFTDLGTSGAMLQMISHGLIGASLFFMVGATYDRTHTLMLDEMGGVGKKMKKIFAMWTTCSMASLALPGMSGFVAELMVFVGFATSDAYSPTFRVIIVFLAAVGVILTPIYLLSMLREILYGPENKELVEHEKLIDAEPREVFVIACLLIPIIGIGLYPKAVTQIYASTTENLTAILRQSVPSLQQTAKAPSLDVAVLHAPEIRP encoded by the coding sequence ATGAACTTTGCGAATTTTCCGTGGTTATCCACGATTATTTTATTTCCCATCATTGCGGCATTATTTTTGCCCATCATCCCCGATAAAGATGGGAAAACAGTGCGCTGGTATGCCTTGACCATTGGCTTAATTGACTTTGTGTTCATCGTGACAGCCTTTTACACGGGCTACGATTTTGGCAGCCCGAACCTGCAACTGGTAGAGAGCTACACCTGGGTCGAAGCAATCGATCTGCGGTGGTCAGTGGGGGCCGATGGCCTCTCCATGCCCTTGATCCTTCTGACGGGGTTTATTACAACTTTGGCGATCTTGGCGGCCTGGCCCGTGAGCTTTAAGCCGAAGCTATTTTATTTCCTGATGCTGCTGATGTATGGCGGTCAAATCGCTGTCTTTGCCGTGCAGGATATGTTGCTATTTTTCTTTACCTGGGAACTGGAACTGGTTCCGGTTTACCTGATTTTGTCCATTTGGGGCGGTAAAAAACGACTCTATGCCGCAACGAAATTTATTCTTTATACCGCTGGCGGCTCGTTATTTATTCTGATCGCTGCCCTGACCATGGCTTTCTATGGAGATACGGTCACCTTTGATATGACGGCGATCGCCCAGAAAGACTTTGGCATTAACCTCCAACTGCTGCTCTATGGCGGCCTCCTGATCGCCTACGGGGTGAAGTTACCGATTTTCCCTCTGCATACCTGGCTCCCCGATGCCCACGGTGAAGCCACGGCCCCAGCCCACATGCTCCTGGCAGGCATCCTCTTAAAAATGGGTGGTTACGCCCTGCTGCGGATGAATGCCGGGATGCTCCCCGATGCCCACGCCCTTTTTGGCCCGGTTCTCGTCATCTTAGGGGTCGTCAATATTGTCTATGCGGCTCTAACTTCCTTTGCCCAACGGAATCTCAAACGAAAAATCGCCTATTCCTCCATTTCCCACATGGGCTTTGTGCTGATTGGGATGGCTTCGTTTACCGATTTGGGCACCAGCGGCGCAATGTTGCAGATGATTTCCCACGGACTCATTGGCGCAAGCCTCTTCTTTATGGTTGGTGCCACCTATGACCGTACCCACACCCTAATGCTCGATGAAATGGGTGGAGTCGGCAAAAAGATGAAGAAAATCTTCGCCATGTGGACGACCTGCTCGATGGCATCTTTGGCGTTGCCGGGGATGAGTGGTTTCGTCGCTGAATTAATGGTGTTTGTTGGTTTTGCCACCAGTGACGCCTATAGCCCCACCTTCCGGGTGATCATCGTTTTCCTCGCGGCAGTGGGTGTTATTTTAACGCCGATTTACCTGCTTTCAATGTTGCGGGAAATTCTCTATGGCCCCGAAAACAAAGAGCTTGTGGAGCATGAAAAACTGATCGACGCCGAACCCCGCGAAGTTTTTGTGATTGCTTGTCTGTTGATTCCGATTATTGGGATTGGTCTGTATCCGAAGGCGGTTACCCAGATCTATGCTTCTACTACAGAAAATCTGACGGCGATTCTACGCCAATCGGTGCCGAGTCTCCAGCAAACAGCAAAAGCACCTAGTTTAGATGTAGCGGTGCTGCATGCTCCAGAGATTCGTCCCTAG
- a CDS encoding DNA-directed RNA polymerase subunit beta' — protein sequence MTKEKPAVFYNRIIDKGRLKKLMSWAYTSFGSAHCATMADELKTLGFRYATQAGVSISVDDLQVPPIKRQMLDSAEQEIKTTEARYSRGEITEVERFQKVIDTWNSTSESLKDEVVKNFRETNPLNSVYMMAFSGARGNLSQVRQLVGMRGLMADPQGEIIDLPIKTNFREGLTVTEYIISSYGARKGLVDTALRTADSGYLTRRLVDVSQDVIVREEDCGTARGLKLRAMTDGEREQISLEDRLFGRVLNADVVDPKTGEVIAQRNQDIDADLAKKIATTVKEVEVRSPLTCEAARSVCRKCYGWSLAHGHMVDMGEAVGIIAAQSIGEPGTQLTMRTFHTGGVFTKEAARTIKASKAGTIQFKDGLSTRRMRTPHGDEVEQVEVAGTLVLKPSDNGKMVSHALSPGSFVLVAEGASVKKGDLLVEVGAGQKTQKSTERATKDVSSDLAGEVLFDNLIAEEKTDRQGNTTRSAQRSGLMWVLAGDVYNLPAGAEPVVENGTHVNVGDILAETKLVSLSGGVVRLIPNSREIEIVTASVLLDEAKVLHETGGGSEQYVIETSKGDQFLLKTAPGTKVQNNANIAELIDDRYRTTTGGIIKYAGVEVAKGTKKQGYEVLKGGTLLWIPEETHEVNKDSSLRIVEDGQYVEAGTEVVKDIFSQSAGVAEVIEKNDILREVIIKPGELHLTEEAIADKYHEQLIQPGEEVIPGVTIDKLSYGEKVISTEGVALLVRPVEEFQVEDTPVEPSQGSINEQGAGRNIELHSVQRLFFKDGERVKSVDGVSLLSTQLIIEIGAIEGEDEDVLANLYADIELQDDPTDDEVKRLQLVILESLILRRDSDSDPFGGQVQTRLMVEDGQEILPGAVVARTEIQCKEPGEVRGIRSGQEAIRRLLIVRDSDRQTLAIDGKAKVKENTLVVAGTEIAEGVVIEDSAQVLKVSDKEIVLRHARPYRVSGGAVLHIDEGDLVQRGDNLVLLVFERAKTGDIIQGLPRIEELLEARKPKEAAVLARRPGTCQVEYLDDETVDVKVIEDDGVISEYPVSLNQSVMVVDGQRVGPAEALTDGLNNPHEILEIFFDYYAESKGIYDAALIGLRESQRFLVEEVQRVYQSQGIDISDKHIEVIVRQMTAKVRIDDGGDTTMLPGELIELRQVEQVNEAMSITGGAPARYTPVLLGITKASLNTDSFISAASFQETTRVLTEAAIEGKSDWLRGLKENVIIGRLIPAGTGFASQNDFVDEGTSRSPNGYSNVVTNDNGAGLSSRSYDDLDGSEILDDQTARAFTEGKSNRKDIISGDELISDDTPIPSDVQGKAPVIDDDAMIDDNWMKDQ from the coding sequence ATGACAAAGGAAAAACCCGCCGTTTTTTATAACCGCATCATCGATAAAGGACGCCTGAAAAAACTGATGTCCTGGGCCTACACCAGTTTTGGTTCTGCCCACTGTGCCACCATGGCCGACGAATTGAAGACCCTTGGTTTTCGTTACGCAACCCAGGCTGGTGTGTCGATTAGTGTCGATGACCTCCAGGTGCCTCCCATCAAGCGGCAGATGCTAGACAGTGCCGAACAAGAAATTAAAACCACAGAAGCTCGCTATTCCCGTGGTGAAATCACTGAGGTTGAACGTTTCCAAAAAGTAATTGACACCTGGAACAGTACTTCCGAATCCCTCAAAGATGAAGTGGTCAAAAACTTCCGGGAAACCAACCCCCTCAACTCCGTCTACATGATGGCATTCAGTGGTGCCCGGGGTAATCTTTCCCAGGTGCGTCAGTTGGTTGGGATGCGTGGTTTGATGGCGGATCCCCAAGGGGAAATCATTGACTTGCCGATTAAAACCAACTTCCGGGAAGGTCTCACAGTCACGGAATACATTATTTCTTCCTATGGTGCCCGTAAAGGTCTGGTAGATACCGCCCTTCGTACAGCAGACTCTGGTTATTTGACCCGACGTTTGGTGGATGTTTCCCAGGATGTGATTGTTCGCGAAGAAGACTGCGGCACCGCCCGGGGCCTCAAACTCCGCGCCATGACCGATGGTGAACGCGAACAGATTTCCCTCGAAGACCGCCTCTTTGGTCGGGTGCTCAATGCCGATGTGGTCGATCCCAAAACAGGAGAAGTCATTGCCCAGCGGAATCAAGATATTGACGCGGATCTGGCAAAGAAAATTGCAACAACGGTAAAGGAAGTAGAAGTGCGATCGCCTTTGACCTGTGAAGCAGCCCGTTCCGTCTGTCGCAAGTGCTATGGTTGGAGTCTCGCCCATGGTCACATGGTTGATATGGGAGAAGCCGTCGGGATTATTGCGGCCCAATCCATTGGGGAACCCGGCACCCAGTTAACCATGCGGACTTTCCACACAGGGGGGGTATTTACCAAGGAAGCAGCCCGGACGATCAAGGCTTCCAAAGCTGGTACGATTCAGTTTAAAGATGGCCTCAGCACTCGACGGATGCGGACGCCCCACGGGGATGAAGTAGAACAGGTAGAAGTAGCCGGCACCCTGGTACTGAAGCCCAGTGATAACGGCAAAATGGTGAGCCATGCCCTCTCCCCTGGTTCCTTTGTCCTGGTAGCAGAAGGCGCTTCTGTCAAGAAAGGCGATCTGCTGGTTGAGGTTGGCGCGGGTCAGAAAACCCAAAAATCTACCGAGAGAGCGACCAAAGACGTTTCTTCCGATCTAGCTGGGGAAGTTCTGTTTGACAACCTCATCGCAGAAGAAAAAACTGACCGTCAAGGCAATACAACCCGCTCCGCCCAAAGAAGTGGTTTGATGTGGGTTCTAGCTGGGGATGTCTATAATCTGCCGGCTGGGGCTGAACCTGTCGTTGAAAACGGCACCCATGTCAATGTGGGCGATATTCTGGCTGAGACCAAATTAGTTTCCCTCTCCGGTGGTGTTGTACGACTCATTCCCAATAGCCGAGAGATTGAAATTGTCACGGCTTCGGTGCTCCTAGATGAGGCGAAGGTGCTCCATGAAACTGGCGGCGGCTCAGAGCAATACGTCATTGAAACCTCTAAAGGGGATCAGTTCCTCCTGAAAACAGCCCCTGGCACGAAGGTTCAAAACAATGCCAACATCGCCGAACTCATCGATGATCGCTACCGGACGACCACCGGGGGGATCATCAAATATGCTGGCGTAGAGGTGGCCAAAGGCACGAAAAAACAGGGTTATGAAGTCCTGAAAGGGGGCACACTCCTCTGGATCCCGGAAGAAACCCACGAGGTCAACAAAGATAGCTCGCTCCGTATCGTCGAAGATGGCCAGTATGTCGAAGCGGGAACGGAAGTCGTTAAGGACATTTTCTCCCAATCGGCTGGGGTGGCAGAGGTCATCGAAAAGAATGACATTCTCCGGGAAGTGATTATTAAGCCGGGTGAATTGCACCTCACCGAAGAGGCGATCGCCGACAAATATCACGAACAACTGATTCAGCCCGGTGAAGAAGTTATCCCTGGGGTGACCATCGACAAACTAAGCTACGGTGAAAAAGTGATCAGCACCGAAGGGGTGGCCCTTCTTGTCCGTCCCGTCGAGGAATTCCAAGTCGAGGATACTCCGGTTGAACCGTCCCAAGGTTCCATTAACGAACAGGGAGCCGGCCGGAATATCGAACTCCATTCCGTCCAGCGCCTATTTTTCAAAGATGGCGAACGGGTTAAATCCGTGGATGGCGTTTCTCTCCTGAGCACCCAATTGATTATCGAAATTGGCGCTATTGAAGGGGAAGATGAAGACGTCCTCGCAAACCTCTATGCGGACATTGAACTTCAAGATGATCCCACCGATGACGAAGTTAAACGTCTGCAGTTGGTGATTCTTGAATCCTTGATTCTCCGCCGTGATTCCGATAGTGATCCCTTTGGCGGCCAAGTTCAGACCCGACTCATGGTCGAAGACGGCCAAGAGATTTTACCCGGTGCAGTGGTGGCCCGCACGGAAATCCAATGTAAAGAACCCGGTGAAGTTCGGGGGATTCGCTCTGGTCAAGAAGCGATTCGTCGTTTATTGATTGTGCGCGATAGCGATCGCCAAACCCTAGCTATCGACGGCAAAGCCAAGGTCAAAGAAAATACCCTGGTGGTTGCTGGCACCGAAATTGCTGAAGGCGTTGTGATCGAAGATTCCGCCCAAGTCCTCAAAGTCAGCGACAAAGAAATTGTCCTCCGTCACGCTCGGCCTTACCGTGTGTCCGGTGGTGCAGTCCTGCACATCGACGAAGGTGATCTCGTCCAACGGGGTGACAATCTTGTTCTACTCGTCTTTGAGCGGGCAAAAACCGGGGACATCATCCAGGGTCTCCCCCGGATCGAAGAATTGCTCGAAGCCCGGAAACCCAAGGAAGCAGCAGTGCTCGCCCGTCGTCCTGGTACCTGCCAAGTCGAATACCTTGATGATGAAACCGTGGATGTCAAAGTCATCGAAGATGACGGTGTCATTAGCGAATATCCGGTCAGCCTAAACCAAAGTGTGATGGTGGTCGATGGTCAACGGGTTGGCCCCGCAGAAGCCCTCACCGATGGCTTGAATAATCCCCACGAAATCCTGGAAATTTTCTTCGATTACTACGCTGAGAGTAAGGGGATCTACGACGCGGCTTTGATTGGTCTCCGGGAATCCCAACGGTTCTTGGTAGAAGAAGTACAGCGGGTTTACCAGTCCCAGGGCATTGACATTTCTGATAAACACATCGAAGTGATCGTGCGCCAGATGACGGCAAAAGTCCGCATCGATGATGGTGGCGACACCACAATGTTGCCAGGGGAGTTAATCGAGCTACGTCAAGTAGAACAGGTTAACGAAGCAATGTCGATTACTGGTGGCGCGCCGGCTCGTTATACTCCGGTACTCCTGGGGATTACTAAAGCTTCCTTGAACACCGACAGCTTTATCTCTGCGGCTTCCTTCCAAGAGACCACACGGGTACTCACCGAAGCAGCTATTGAAGGGAAATCTGACTGGTTGCGGGGCCTCAAGGAAAACGTGATTATCGGTCGCTTGATTCCGGCGGGAACGGGGTTTGCAAGCCAAAATGATTTCGTAGACGAAGGGACTTCACGGTCTCCCAATGGCTACAGCAATGTTGTGACTAATGACAATGGTGCTGGGTTGTCGAGCCGCTCCTACGATGATCTTGATGGCAGCGAAATTCTTGATGATCAAACAGCGCGAGCCTTTACGGAAGGAAAATCGAATCGCAAGGACATTATCTCTGGCGATGAACTAATTTCTGATGATACGCCGATTCCGTCGGACGTTCAGGGGAAAGCGCCTGTAATTGATGATGATGCGATGATTGATGATAACTGGATGAAGGATCAATAA